Part of the Bifidobacterium sp. ESL0775 genome is shown below.
CGCGCGTCTATTTCGGCAATTCGGGGGCCGAAGCCAACGAGGCGGCCATGAAGATGGCGAAACTTTACGGCAAGACGTTGCCCGGCGGCGACCCGGAGCAAGGCGGGGCACCGGCGCGGATCATCGCACTGACCAAAGGCTTCCACGGGCGCACCATGGGAGCGCTGAGCGCCACTTGGAAACTCTCGATTCGCGAGCCGTACAATCCGTTGTTGCCAGCCGTCGAGTTCGTCGAGGCCGGGGACCTGCAGGCGATGCGCGCCGCGTTCGATAGGACGGGACACGGCGGCGCCGGCCCGGTGGCCGCGGTGATGATGGAACTCATCCAGGGCGAGGCCGGCGTGCGGCCGCTCGACCCGGCGTACGTCAAGGGCGTGCGCGAGCTGTGCGATGAGCATCACGCATTGATGATCCTCGACGAGGTGCAGACCGGCATCGGACGCACCGGCAAGTGGTTCGCCTTCCAGCGCGAGGACCTTTCCGGCGGCATCACCCCCGACATCATCACTTTCGCCAAAGGCGTGGCCGGCGGGTTCCCGATGGGCGGCATGATCGCGTTCGGCAAGCCCTTGGCCTCGCTGTTTTCGCCGGGACTGCACGGCTCGACCTTCGCCGGTGGCCCGCTCGCTACTTCGGCCGGGTTGGCGACGCTGCAGACCATCGAAGAGGACGGGCTGTTGGCCAACGCCGAGGAACGTGGAAAGCAGCTGCGCGACGGCATCACGGCCTGCGGCAACCCGCTGTTCGTCTCCGTGCGCGGGCGCGGCCTGCTCAACGCTATACAACTCGCGCACCCGTGCTCCCATGCCGCGATGAACTGGGCGCTCGACCACGGACTCATCGTCAACGCCGTCGCGCCAGATGCCCTGCGTCTCGCCCCGCCGTTGATCGTCAGCGAGGCCGACGTTGATGAAGCTATATCGATTTTGGCTCGAATCCCCGCGGATTTGCCGGACGACTGAAAGTATATATACCAATATGCGGATAGAACGCGAATATTTGGTGATTATGCGGTATATTTTGGATAGTTGATGCGTTTGGATAGCCAAACGCGGTAAAAGGAGACGCTATGGCAGGTCAATTGCGGCACATGTTGCGCGATGATGACGTCACCCACGACGAGCAAAAGGAAATACTCGAACTGGGCATGAAATTCTGGAAAGATCGTTACTACCACCGTCCCTTCGAAGGGCCGCAGGGCGTCGCGGTGATCTTTGACAAGCCCAGCACCCGCACGCGCTCCAGCTTCTCCGTGGGCGTCGCGGAACTCGGCGGGTACCCGCTGGTCATCGACAAATCCGGTTCCCAGCTTGGCCGCGGCGAGCCGGTGGCCGACACAGCCCGCGTGCTCACTCGCATGACCAGCGCCATCGTCTGGCGCACCTTCGGCCAGGAACGTGTGGAGACGATGGCGAAATACGCCACCGTGCCCGTTGTCAACGCCTTGACCGACCAGTTCCACCCCTGCCAGATCCTCGCCGATTTCCTCACCATCGCGCAGCATCGCGGGGGAGTCGACGCCCTCAAAGGCATGACCATCGCCTATCTCGGCGACGCGGCCAACAACATGGCCAACTCCTACCTGCTCGGCGGCGCGACAGCCGGCATGAACGTGCGTGTCTCCGGACCGGAAGGCTTCCTTCCAGACCCGACGATCGTCGCGGACGCAGAACGTATAGCGGCCGAGAACGGCGGCTCGATTCTGATCACCACCGACCCGCGCGAGGCCGTCGCCGACGCCGATTGCATCTTCACCGACACGTGGGTGTCGATGGGCGAGGAAAGCGAATACGCGGTGCGTTCCAAGCCGTTCTGGGACTACCAAGTCAACGACGAGCTCATGGGCCTTGCCAAGCCAGACGCGATGTTCCAGCACTGCCTTCCCGCCTACCGCGGCAAGGAAGTCACGGCCAGCGTCATCGATGGGCCGCAATCGGTGGTCTGGGACGAGGCCGAGAACCGCCTGCACGCCCAGAAGGCGCTGCTGACCTGGCTGATCGGCCAACAACGAGACGACAAGGACCTGCTCAAATGACAGATACGGACGATTCCGGCATTATTGGCGGCATTGGCACGCAAGACGATGGTTCTGATGCTTCGCAGATGAACGATTCGCAAAGCGAGTCGAAGCTGCGCCATCCGATGAACAGGACGGCGCGCCTGAGCGTCATCCAGGACATCCTGACGAATTCCGTGGTCTCCTCGCAGGCCCAGCTTTCGCAGATTCTGGCAGATCGTGGCATCGAGGTCACGCAGGCGACGCTGAGCCGCGACCTCGACGAGATGAAGGCCGTCAAGACCAGGCTCAAAAGCGGCGAGATGGCCTATACGCTGGGCGTCGAGCCCGAACATGACGACGTGACCGCCGAGAAAATCGACCAGCAGCTTTCGCGCGGGCTTTCGGGGCTGATCACCTCGGCCGCGGCGGCGCGCAACCTGGTCATCGTGCACACGCCATCCGGCGCGGCGCAATACATGGCCAGCGTCATCGACAAGCAGCCGATCGAGGACATCCTCGGCACGGTCGCCGGCGACGACACAGTGCTGCTGGTATGCAGCGACGATGACGCCGCGATTGGGCGGGTGAAATGGTTGCTCGACATCGTCTCGCGCGGGCAGAACGCAAAGGCGAACAAAAGGTAAGTAGAGCGTGATTTTGGCTTAATTGGTCGGTTTGAACGGTTTCTGGGTAATTTCATGTGCTGAATAATCTCAAAATCCGGACAAAACACAAATCGAATTGAATATTTATACGAAGTGACGTATATTAAACGTATAAAACGTTGAAGAAAGGCTATCATGAGCGATAAGAACCGCATCGTACTCGCGTATTCCGGAGGTCTTGACACCTCCGTGGCCATCCCGTATCTGAAGGAGCGCACCGGCAAGGACGTCGTCGCCGTCTCCCTCGACGTCGGCCAAGGCGGCGAAAGCCTCGAGACCATCCGCCAGCGCGCGTTGGCTTGCGGTGCCGTCGAAGCCTACGTCGTCGACGCCCGCGAGGAATTCGCCAAGGAATACTGCATGCTGGCGCTCAAGGCTAACGCCAAGTACGAAGGCGTCTATCCTCTGGTTTCCGCCATTTCCCGTCCGCTGATTTCGAAGCATCTCGTGCGTGCCGCCCACCAGTTCGGCGCCGACACCATTTCGCACGGCTGCACCGGCAAAGGCAACGACCAGGTGCGTTTCGAGGTCTCCATCGCCTCGATCGATCCGAACTTGAAAGCCATCAGCCCGATTCGCGACCTCTCGCTGACTCGTGACGTCGAGATCCAGTTCGCCAAGGACCACAAGCTTCCCATCACGCAGACCGAGAAGAGCCCGTATTCCATCGACCAGAACGTCTGGGGACGCGCCATCGAGACCGGTTTCCTCGAGGATCCGTGGAACGGCCCGACCAAGGACTGCTATACCTACACCGACGATCCCGCGTTCCCGCCCGTTGAGGATGAGGTCGTCATCGAATTCAAGCAGGGCGTGCCCGTGAAGATCGACGGCAAGGACGTCACCCCGCTGCAAGCCATCGAAGAAATGAACCGCCGCGCCGGAGCCCAGGGCATTGGCCGCATCGATCTCATCGAAGACCGCCTGGTCGGCATCAAGTCCCGCGAGCTCTACGAAGCGCCAGGCGCCATGGCGCTCATCACCGCACATGAAGAGCTCGAGAACTGCTGCCTCGAACGCGAGCAGCACCGCATCAAGCGCGACATCGACAAGCGTTGGGCCGAACTGGTCTACGACGCCCAATGGTTCTCGCCCGCGGTCCGTTCGCTCAACGCCTTCATCGAAGACACGCAACGCTACGTTTCCGGCGAGATCCGCATGGTCATGCACGGAGGCCGCGCCGTGGTCACTGGCCGTCGCAGCGATTCCTCGCTCTACGACTACAAGCTCGCCACCTACGATTCCGGCGATACATACGACCAGAACGCCTCCAACGGATTCATTTCGATTTACGGCCTGCCCGACAAGGTCGCCGCCGCCCGTGATGTGAAATTCGGCAACGGCATCGAAGTCCCGGACAACTCCGTCGAGTGATTGTTTATTCATTATTAAAAACATTGTTTAAGAATCCTTATCTTTAAGGATTCTGACTATGGGGAGACTCGGAGATATACAATGTTCGGGACACTCAAGGCCGTTCGGCCAAGCCTACGCCCGAACATCGCATATCTCCGAGTCTCTTTTGACTTATGTCTTGTAATAGATAATGCTCATTAGCCCATTGAGGTCTGGGGATATGCGTTGTTACGGCGTAAGACACGGCCGAGCGGCCAAGGAGCGTCCGGAACAACGCATATCCCCAGACCTCCGCACAGTCAGTTATGTTTAAAGCGTTGTTGGTTAAGCAATGAAGGGACTTGAAGGATGACGGAGCAGGAAAAGAACGGGAATGAGCACTTGGCGCTGTGGGGCGGACGGTTTAAGTCTGGGCCGTCTCCGGAGCTGGCGCGACTCTCCAAATCGACGCAGTTTGATTGGCGGCTCGCCGATGACGATATCGCGGGATCGCGGGCGCATGCTCGGGCGCTCGGCAAGGCCGGGCTGCTGAGTGACGATGAGTTGAAACGCATGGAAGAGGCGCTCAACAAGTTGCAGAAGCTTGTGGATTCAGGGGAGTTTGCTCCTGTCGAAGACGACGAGGACGAGGCCACGGCGCTGGAACGTGGGCTGCTCGAGATCGCGGGGGACGAACTCGGCGGCAAGCTGCGCGCCGGGCGTTCGCGCAACGACCAGATCGCCTGCCTCATCCGCATGTGGCTGCGTCGTCATGCGCGCACAGTCGCCGGTCTGGTGCTCGGTGTGGTCGATGCGCTGATTGGTCAGGCCGAGAAGGCCGGGGAAGCCGTGATGCCAGGGCGCACGCACATGCAGCATGCCCAGCCCGTGCTGCTCGCGCATCAGCTGATGGCCCATGTCTGGCCGCTCTTGCGCGATGTCGACAGGCTCGCCGATTGGGACAAGCGCATGGATGAAAGCCCGTACGGTTCCGGCGCGTTGGCTGGTAATACACTTGGGCTTGACCCGGAAGCCGTGGCTCACGAGCTCGGATTCTCGCGCGTCACCGCCAATTCGATTGACGGCACCGCAAGCCGTGATTTGGTGGCCGAGTTCTCGTTCATCGCCGCCATGATCGGTGTTGACCTGAGCCGCCTATCCGAAGAAATCATCATCTGGAACACGCAGGAATTCGCCTTCGTGCGTCTCGACGACGCCTATTCCACCGGTTCCTCGATCATGCCGCAGAAGAAGAACCCGGACATCGCGGAACTCACTCGCGGCAAGTCCGGCAGGCTTATCGGCGATCTGACCGGCCTTATGGCCACGCTCAAGGGCCTGCCGACGGCCTATGCTCGCGATTTGCAGGAAGACAAGGAAGCGGTGTTCGATCAGGTCGACACGCTTGAGACCTTGCTGCCTGCCTTCGCCGGCATGGTGCGCACGATGGTCTTTGACCTCGACCGTCTCAAGGCGCAGGCGCCTACCGGTTTCGCCCTGGCCACCGACATCGCCGAATGGCTGGTCAAACAGGGTGTCCCGTTCAGGCACGCCCACGAGCTTTCCGGCGCATGCGTCCAAATGGCGGAAAGCCGCGGCGTGGAGCTTTGGGATCTGAACGATGACGATTTCGTCACCGTATTCAAGGATTTCCTACCCGCCGATGTCGCACCGCAAGTCCGCAAGGTCCTTTCGGTGGAAGGTTCCGTCGACCAGCGTAATGGCAAGGGCGGCACCGCGCCCGTCCGCGTGCGTGAGCAGATCGCCGAGGCCAAGCAAGTCGCGGTCAAGGCGCAAATGTTTGCCGATTCCGTTAGCGATGGCCCGGCATACGTAAAACCAGACGCAGTGCGCTGATTTGCCGTTTTTTACCTCGCCTTGAGTACGATGGCATGCTGAAAGCCGGGTACTGCAGAAAGGCGTGAGACCGTATGACATTGGGTATCGGAACTCCGATAGCGACCATTCAGGCATTGTGGGCGAAGCACACGATTCATCTGGCGGACCCGCCGGAAGGTGAGCCGTTCGGGGTCCGAAAATTCGACCAGTCAATGTCCAACGATGTCAAACCGCTGACCATCTGCGCCATCGGCGATTCCATGGTTGCCGCCTGCGGTACGCAGAACCAGCAGGAAGGGTTGATTCCCGACATCGCAGAAGGTTTTGCGCATAAGTTCCGTCGCGATGTCAGCTGGGAAGCGCACGGAAAACTGGGTGCCACGATGCGTCGTGTACGCTATCGTCTGCTTCCTGAAGTCCTCAAATCCGGCAAGACGTTCGACATCCTCCTGCTGTGCGCCGGTTCCAACGACATCATGGCCAACCGCACGCTTGACGAATGGCGTGCCGATCTTTCCGTCGTGCTCGACGAAGCCAAGCCGCTTAGCGACCATATCGTCGTCTTGAGCCCCGGCCAGATGCAGCATGAGCCTTCGCTGGGCAAGGCTTTGCGTCGTGCACTTGAGCGCGAGATGGACGAGCAGGCTGCCGTAAGCAAGGAAGTCTGCGCCGAACATGGTGCCACCTATGTCGATATGATCCACGAGAACGTGCATGCCGACGCGCCGGATTTCTTCTCGCCGGACCATTTCCATCCCAGCGCGCAGGGCTACCAATACATGGTCGACGGCGTGATCGCCAAGCTCGGACCCGCATTTGTGCAACAGTTCGTCGTCCAGTGATTGTCCGGTTTTCCTGAAGTTTCTGTCACTTTAGGATTTTGATTCCGTTTGGTGACTCCGCTTTTGCAAAAGTTAACGGATTGAATGATTCGGTTGGGTGGAATCTAGAAAATCCCACAATCGAAGTGACGTTGTTGTGTCGCTATCATCTGTGAAAATGGATTGGTTATGGAGCCATCGGCTCTGGTTGTTTTGATACAAAAGAATAGGGGAATAGGTTATGGCTCACGTCACCAACTTCAAGGAAGCGGGATTCGACTCCCTCTTCGATGAATTGAACTGGCGCGGGTTGATTTCCCAGTCCACGGACCGGGATCAGCTCGCTAAAGCGCTCAACGGCGGGCCGATCACCTATTATTGCGGTTTCGACCCCACTGCGGCCTCCCTGCACATCGGCAATCTCGTGCAGTTGATCAACATGCGCCACCTGCAGGAGGCTGGCCACCATCCCATCGCGTTGGTCGGCGGTGCCACCGGGCTTATCGGCGATCCCCGCCAAAGCGGCGAACGTACGTTAAACCCCAAGGATGTCGTGGAAGGCTGGGCGCGGCGCCTCAAGAAGCAGATCGGCACGATTCTGGTGACCGATGGCGATAATCCCGTGCGTTTTGTCTCCAACTACGACTGGACCGCGCAGATGTCGGTCATCGACTTCCTGCGCGACGTCGGCAAGAACTTCCGCATGGGCACCATGCTCGCCAAGGACACCGTGGCGCGCCGGCTCAAGAGCGACGAGGGCATCTCCTTCACTGAGTTCAGCTATCAGGTCCTGCAGGGCAACGATTTCCTCCATCTTTTCGATGAATACGATTGCACGTTGGAACTAGGTGGCTCCGACCAGTGGGGCAACCTCACCAGCGGCCTCGACCTGATTCGCAAGGTGCGCGGCGAGAACGTCAACGTTTTCACCAGCCCGATCATCACCGACAGCCAAGGCAAGAAATTCGGCAAGTCCGAAGGCAACGCCGTCTGGCTTGACCCGACGATGCTGAGCCCCTACAAGTTCTACCAGTTCTGGTACAACCAGCCCGATGGCGAGATGCTGAAGCTTCTGAAGGCCTTCACCTTCCTGCCCAAGGCCGAGATCGAGCGGCTCGCCCACGAGGCCGAGGTCAACCCCGGTGCACGCGAGGCGCAGAAGGCGCTGGCTTGGGAGGTCACCAGCTTCGTGCACGGCGAGAAGGTCACGCAGGAGGCGCTTGATGCGGCTTCGGCGCTGTTCGGACGCGGCGGGGACTTGAAATCCATCAGCTCCGACATGCTGCGTTCCTCCATCGACGGCCTCAAGATCGAGAACGAGGAAGGCGAGAAGGTCTTCGCCAAGGCGGTCATCGGCGAGCGCATCGCCCAGGCGGCGGTTTCCGCGGGTCTGTTCAAGTCGATCTCCGAGGCGCGCAAGACCATCAAGTCCGGCGGCGTCTACGTCAACAACGCGCGCGTCGAGGACCAGGACCAGGAGCTGAAAGGCGACGATTTCCTCGCCGACCACTACGCGCTGATCCGCAGGGGCAAGAAGGCTGTAGGGGTCGTCGAGCTTGGCTGACAGCAAGCTTTCATTGAAATGATTAGAATTTATTAGAAAATAACAATATTTGGATGTCACGCTGGTAGCGCGAAACGGCAAAAGAAAAGCAAAGGTAAAGCATATGGCAGAAGAACAGCGCGGCAACCGCGACGGCAATTCATACGGTCACGGTTCGTCCCGTCCCAGTGGCGGCTACAGGGGTCACGGCGGGTATCGCGGCAACAATCGCGGCGGAGGTTTCCACAAGGGTGGCCACGGCGGATACCGTGGACATGACGACGATAGGCGCGGCGGCTACCGCGGCAACGGCGGGCACCGCGACTTCCATCGTGACGGCGAACGTAGCGGCGGTTACCGCGGACACGGTGACGGGGATCGTCGTGATTTCCATCGTGATGGCGAACGTGGCGGCTATCGCGGCGATGGCGACCGTAGGGACTTCCATCGCAACGATGACCATCGCGGAGGCTACCGTTCCGGTGGCTATCGTGGGCGTGACGACGACAGGCGCGGGGGTTACCGCGGCAATGGTGGTCACCGTGACTTCCATCGTGACGGTGAGCGTGGCGGATACCGTGGTGACGGCGACCGCAGGAACTTCCGTCGCGATGACGACAGGCGCGATTTCCACAAAGACGGCGACCGCAGGGACTTCCACAAAGGCGGTTACCGCGGACACGACGATGACAGGCGCGGGGGTTACCGCGGCGGGGATGACCGTAGGGACTTCCATCGCAATGATGACCGTCGTGGCGGCTACCGTTCCGGCGGCTATCGCGGGCATGACGACGATCGTCGTGGCGGCTACCGCGGCAACGACCGTCGTGATGGCGATCGCCGTGACTTCCATCGCAACGACGACCGCAGGGGCGGCTACAACTCCCGCGGCAACGACCGTCGTGACTTCCACCGTGATGATCGGCGAGACGGCGATCGTGGCGGCTACAAGGGCTACAACGACCGTCGCGATGATCGACGTGACGACCGCCGTGGCGGCTTCCACAATGACGGCCGTGAGGAATACATGCACAACGGCCCGCGCCGCAATTCAGATGGCACGGTCTCGTTCCCCTCGCAGAACCCGTATACCGACCGCCGTCCTGGCGAGCCGCGCATGCCCAAGGGCATGGAATGGTCGATGCTTTCCAAGGACGAGAAGGAACGTCTGAGGGGGCTTTCCAAGGAGCACGCCGAGAACATTGGACTGCACATCCTCGCCGCCTATGCGCTTGAGGAAAGCGACCCGAAGGCCGCGCGTGACCACGCCGAATGGGTGGCACATCAGGCCTCACGCATCGATTTCTCGCGCGAGACGCTGGCGTTCATAGCTTACCGTCAGGGTGACTACAAGACCGCGCTGAAGGAGTTCCGTACCGCGCACCGCATGAATGGCTACAACGATTACCTGCCGTTCATCGCCGATTGCGAACGCGGCCTCGGCAACCCGAAGCGCGCCATCGAGATGGCGATGTCCGACGACGCCAAGGCGCTCACCGGCGAATCCAAGGCCGAGATGTTCCTGGTCTATGCCGGCGCACTCGGCGACTTGGGGCTTTGGGACAAGGCCGTCGATGTGGTCAGCAAGCTGGCGGACACCAAGGGCCTTCCCGGTGCCTACCGCATGCGTGCGCTGCAGGCCGAGCAGTACTTCCTTGAGGAATCCGGCCATGGAGACGAGGCCGCCGACCTCGACACCACCATCGAGGCGCTTGAGAACAAGTACGCCGATGAGGATGAGGACGACGAGGACGCTGACGAGGTGGTCATCGATTACGATCTCGAACGCCTGCCCGACGACATGATGGAAGAGCTCGGCATCACCGAAGACGACGCCCAGTATGCGCCCGATCCCTATGAGGATGACGACGATTACGACCGTGATTCCGATTCCGAAAACTCCGATGGCGACGACGAAGATTCAGATGAGTCTGATGAGGATCATTCCGATGACGACGGTACCGATTCGGACGAGGCGTTAGGTGAGGAACTGGATACGGACGCCAATCTTGATGACCAGTCCCAGTCCGCGCTCGACCCGCAGACCCTGGAAGCCCAGGAAAGCGCCGAAGCCACCGCCAAGGAAAATGCAGACAGCATGGAAGTCGTCGATGAGTCCGGTGAATCCGATGAGTCCGAGGATTCCGAGGCTGACCAAGAGGCGCAAGGCGAAGTCGGCGAGGACGACGAGGCCGAGACCGAAGGCGACGCAGATGACGACGAGAACGAGTTGTCCGCGGAGGAAACCACCGAGGGCGCCGAGGATTCGGACGACCCCGCGGTGAAGCAGGAAGTCGCGGACGAAAAAGACGAGTCCGGCGAAGAGGAGTAATACAAACAGTGCTCAAGGCAACCGAACAACCAATCGAGCAGGCCTACGGGCTCGCATTGCTGGATCTCGACGGCGTGGTCTACCGGGGCAAGAACCCGGTGGATTACGCCAGCGAGGCCATCACCAAGGCCCAGCAGGCCGGGATGACGGTGGAATACACCACCAACAATTCCTCGCGCTACCAGCAGACCGTGGCCGACCAGCTTCAGGGCTTCGGCCTTGAGGTCGAGCCATGGCAGATCATCACCTCATCGGTTGTGGCCGCCCGCATGGTGGCACGTGCCGTGCCGAAAGGCGCGAAAGTGCTCATCGTCGGCGCCGGACATCTGCGTGAGGAACTGGAAAAGCAGGGGCTTGTCGTCGTTGATCGTGTTGAGGACAATCCGGCCGCAGTAGTGCAGGGCTGGTATCCCGAGGTCGGCTGGAACGAGCTCGCGAACGCCTCGTACGCCGTGGAGCGCGGCGCGCAATACTTCGTGACGAACCGGGATCTGACGATTCCGCGGGAACTGGGCATCGCTCCCGGTAGCGGCTCGCTGATCCAGGCCGTCATCACGGCCACCGGCGTCGAACCGGTCGCCTCCGCCGGAAAACCGGAAGCCGCCATGTATGACGAGGCGCGTCTTCTGGCCTCGCACGACGGTGCCACGTTGGTCCCCAAGGACCGTTGCCTGGCCATCGGCGACAGGCTTGACACGGACATCGAGGCGGGCAACCGCGGTGGCTACGATTCGCTGGTCGTTCTCACTGGCGTGGCCGACCCCGAGCAGCTGATGCTGGCCCCGGCCCATCTGCGCCCGACCTACATCTCACGTGATCTGCGTGACCTGCATGTGGCGATGCCACAGTTGGTCCGGGTTTCCGATACCGAATGGCGATGCGAGAACGCCACCGCCGAGCTTGCAGGTGACGAGGTCCGTGTCAGCGACGTCCATGACATCAACGCGTTGCGGGCCGCGTGCAATCTGCTTTGGAGCCTTGCCGATGGCGGCAAGGTGGATACGGCCTCGCTAAGGCTTCCAGAATTCCAACTGCAGGAGTCCTGAAATGGCTTCCGACTATGAAAACGACCGTCAAGCGGATATGGACGATTCGGCGGTTGCAGCAGGACACGACGCCACTTCCGCTGAGGACTTGCGTGAGCGTTATCCCCAGCTCCGTGGTTTCGCGGATATGGACGACGGACAGAAAATCGAGGCGTTCAGGAATGTGCTGGGCAGCCTTCATGATGAGCTGAACCAGCAGCAGATTTAACAAGCTGGTTTTCAAGTTCCCAAAAAGGTGGCTGAAATGCGTCTGGACGCTTACATGGCTTCTACGGGTCTGGCGCGCAGCCGTACCCAGGCGCAGCGGCTTATCCGCTCCGGCAAGGTGAGTGTCGATGGCCGGCTTGCCTCCAAATCGTCCTTCAACGTCGAATCCGGCGCTGATGTCTCTGTTGATAAAGGCGACGATTACGTCTCCCGTGGCGCCTACAAGCTGCTTGGTGCTTTCGGACGGTTCGCGGATGTTGGTCTGCCGACGCCGAAGGGCTTGCGATGCCTGGACATCGGCGCGTCCACCGGCGGCTTCTGCGACGTGTTGCTCCGGCATGGCGCGGCCAAGGTCATCGCCCTCGACGTGGGGCATGGCCAGCTTGATCCGCGCATCGTCGCCGACCCACGCATCATCGAGATGAGTGGCGTCAACATCCGCGATGTCGCGGCCGAGGATCTGCCATACCGTCCTTCCCTCATCGTCTCCGATGTGTCGTTCATCTCACTGACCTACGTGATTCCGGTCATCGCCAAGATCGCGGCGACACCCGCCGACATCGTGTTGCTGGTCAAACCGCAATTCGAAGTAGGCAAAGGACATCTCGGTAAGAACGGTGTGGTCGAGGACCTCGCGTTACGCGAGTCCGCCCTGAAAACCGTATGCGACTGCGCGCAGGCCAATGGCCTCAAGGTGGTGTCCACCTGTCCATCGCCGATACAGGGCACCCACGGCAACGCGGAATACCTGCTCTATGCGACCTTGCGCTGAGGCTCATCATCCTCGTCCTCCTTCCAACGGTGCTCGATGACGGTCACGCTGGAAGTCCTGTCAAGTCTCAAATCGTTGTCATACTTGACTTTTTGTGCGTGGCTGTTGCCGGCCAGGCGCACGGTGTCGGCGGTGATGTCGCCGCACACGGTGTTGCGAAGCGTCACCGTTCGCGCCTCGATGCCCTGTATCTCGTTGGGTTTGAGGTACTCATCCATGCCGAACCGTTCGAACATCGCGGTGTGCAACCGCGACACTTCGATGCGCTCGGCCTCGAGATGGTCCTGTACGCGGATATGTCCGGTGACGTTGGCATCTTGGGCGCGAAACACCTGTGCTTCGACCGAGCCTTTCACGCGGATTCGTCCGGTGGCGGACAGGAGCCGGTCGCTGGCCAGGTCGCCGGTGAAATCGATTTGGGCGGCACGCAGCGAAGTGGCGGCGTGGACGCTGCCGTGCCCGGATATAGAATCGGCGATGATGCCCGACGAAGAGCTGAGCATGCCGCCCTCGAGCACGATTCGTCTGCCTTGGCAGGTTCCTGTCTGCAAGATTCCTTCGACCACCAAAGTGTCGAAAATAGCGCGCTCGGAGAGCACGGCGTTGCCGTGGGTGATGATGACGTCGTAATCGCCGTCCTTGATATAGCCGCCAAAGGTGTTGAGATTCATGCCGCCTCCTTGCGCGCGTCCTCATCCTCTTTGTTGTCTCCGGCGATGCCCTGCCGCATCGTCTTGTTTTCTTTCTATCGGATTTTGTGGCCAAATGGGAAATCAGCTGATGAAAACAATGAATAAATCAAGATTTCTTGATATTTCTCAAGATTTGTGGTCAAGATTTCCGGATTTTCTCGGAATGCTCGACATTGATGTCCACGTGGTTGTCCGCCAGTTCCAACGGAAAACCGAAACGTCATGGATTCACTGTTCCGTGTGGTTTTCGGAGTAAGCTCGTTGTTGTAGGCACTATCCGGTTAGGATATGGGTAAAGCGTCGATATATATCATCGAGACGAAAGAGGCAGGCATGAGCGGGAATCGACACGCGGTCGTGGTCACCCACGCCCGGCTGCGCGAAACCAGTCTTCTGGTGCGCGAGGCGGTTGAGCAGCTGCAACATGCCGGTTTCACCGTCCGTGTCGTAGA
Proteins encoded:
- a CDS encoding TlyA family RNA methyltransferase translates to MRLDAYMASTGLARSRTQAQRLIRSGKVSVDGRLASKSSFNVESGADVSVDKGDDYVSRGAYKLLGAFGRFADVGLPTPKGLRCLDIGASTGGFCDVLLRHGAAKVIALDVGHGQLDPRIVADPRIIEMSGVNIRDVAAEDLPYRPSLIVSDVSFISLTYVIPVIAKIAATPADIVLLVKPQFEVGKGHLGKNGVVEDLALRESALKTVCDCAQANGLKVVSTCPSPIQGTHGNAEYLLYATLR
- a CDS encoding helicase translates to MAEEQRGNRDGNSYGHGSSRPSGGYRGHGGYRGNNRGGGFHKGGHGGYRGHDDDRRGGYRGNGGHRDFHRDGERSGGYRGHGDGDRRDFHRDGERGGYRGDGDRRDFHRNDDHRGGYRSGGYRGRDDDRRGGYRGNGGHRDFHRDGERGGYRGDGDRRNFRRDDDRRDFHKDGDRRDFHKGGYRGHDDDRRGGYRGGDDRRDFHRNDDRRGGYRSGGYRGHDDDRRGGYRGNDRRDGDRRDFHRNDDRRGGYNSRGNDRRDFHRDDRRDGDRGGYKGYNDRRDDRRDDRRGGFHNDGREEYMHNGPRRNSDGTVSFPSQNPYTDRRPGEPRMPKGMEWSMLSKDEKERLRGLSKEHAENIGLHILAAYALEESDPKAARDHAEWVAHQASRIDFSRETLAFIAYRQGDYKTALKEFRTAHRMNGYNDYLPFIADCERGLGNPKRAIEMAMSDDAKALTGESKAEMFLVYAGALGDLGLWDKAVDVVSKLADTKGLPGAYRMRALQAEQYFLEESGHGDEAADLDTTIEALENKYADEDEDDEDADEVVIDYDLERLPDDMMEELGITEDDAQYAPDPYEDDDDYDRDSDSENSDGDDEDSDESDEDHSDDDGTDSDEALGEELDTDANLDDQSQSALDPQTLEAQESAEATAKENADSMEVVDESGESDESEDSEADQEAQGEVGEDDEAETEGDADDDENELSAEETTEGAEDSDDPAVKQEVADEKDESGEEE
- a CDS encoding HAD-IIA family hydrolase; its protein translation is MQTVLKATEQPIEQAYGLALLDLDGVVYRGKNPVDYASEAITKAQQAGMTVEYTTNNSSRYQQTVADQLQGFGLEVEPWQIITSSVVAARMVARAVPKGAKVLIVGAGHLREELEKQGLVVVDRVEDNPAAVVQGWYPEVGWNELANASYAVERGAQYFVTNRDLTIPRELGIAPGSGSLIQAVITATGVEPVASAGKPEAAMYDEARLLASHDGATLVPKDRCLAIGDRLDTDIEAGNRGGYDSLVVLTGVADPEQLMLAPAHLRPTYISRDLRDLHVAMPQLVRVSDTEWRCENATAELAGDEVRVSDVHDINALRAACNLLWSLADGGKVDTASLRLPEFQLQES
- the tyrS gene encoding tyrosine--tRNA ligase, translated to MAHVTNFKEAGFDSLFDELNWRGLISQSTDRDQLAKALNGGPITYYCGFDPTAASLHIGNLVQLINMRHLQEAGHHPIALVGGATGLIGDPRQSGERTLNPKDVVEGWARRLKKQIGTILVTDGDNPVRFVSNYDWTAQMSVIDFLRDVGKNFRMGTMLAKDTVARRLKSDEGISFTEFSYQVLQGNDFLHLFDEYDCTLELGGSDQWGNLTSGLDLIRKVRGENVNVFTSPIITDSQGKKFGKSEGNAVWLDPTMLSPYKFYQFWYNQPDGEMLKLLKAFTFLPKAEIERLAHEAEVNPGAREAQKALAWEVTSFVHGEKVTQEALDAASALFGRGGDLKSISSDMLRSSIDGLKIENEEGEKVFAKAVIGERIAQAAVSAGLFKSISEARKTIKSGGVYVNNARVEDQDQELKGDDFLADHYALIRRGKKAVGVVELG